In the genome of Bacteroidota bacterium, one region contains:
- the surE gene encoding 5'/3'-nucleotidase SurE: MEKRPLILVTNDDGIMAPGVRALVEVMKELGDVAIVAPDKAQSGMGHAITINSTLRINKSDIYGVLHEYSCSGTPVDCVKIAVNKILHRKPDLCVSGINHGSNSSISVIYSGTMSAAVEGAIENIPSIGFSLCDHSIDANFSAAKIVVRGIAQNVMKNGLPEGTCLNVNIPPLHIDELKGIRVCRQAKANWIEELDERKDPSGNSYYWLTGSFQNFEKGNTETDAYALDNGFVSVVPVQFDMTAHRSITILNQWNLEIKK, translated from the coding sequence ATGGAGAAAAGGCCTTTAATATTAGTAACGAATGATGACGGGATAATGGCACCCGGGGTTCGTGCTTTGGTGGAAGTGATGAAAGAGCTTGGCGATGTGGCAATCGTTGCGCCAGACAAGGCTCAATCGGGAATGGGGCATGCCATTACCATAAACTCAACATTGCGAATCAATAAATCGGACATTTATGGCGTTTTACATGAATACAGTTGCTCTGGCACCCCTGTTGATTGCGTAAAAATTGCCGTTAACAAAATATTGCATCGCAAACCGGACTTATGTGTGTCAGGTATAAATCACGGGTCAAATAGTTCCATTAGTGTGATCTATTCCGGTACTATGTCGGCGGCGGTAGAAGGTGCTATTGAAAATATACCTTCAATTGGTTTCTCTTTATGTGATCATTCAATTGACGCTAATTTTTCAGCGGCAAAAATAGTTGTGAGGGGTATTGCGCAGAATGTAATGAAGAATGGTTTACCTGAAGGTACTTGTCTGAATGTTAATATTCCTCCATTACACATTGATGAGTTAAAAGGGATCAGGGTTTGCAGGCAGGCAAAGGCTAATTGGATAGAGGAACTCGATGAGCGTAAAGACCCGAGCGGAAACAGCTATTATTGGCTGACCGGAAGTTTTCAGAATTTTGAAAAGGGGAACACTGAAACAGATGCTTATGCCCTTGACAATGGGTTTGTTTCTGTTGTTCCAGTGCAATTCGATATGACAGCTCACAGATCCATAACAATATTGAATCAATGGAATTTAGAAATAA
- a CDS encoding Hsp20/alpha crystallin family protein, which produces MTLLTINKPNRSGNRNKLFQTFPGVFDEFFNDFIKNDSAAYVPAVNIAENANDFTIDLSAPGFSKEDFKLKVEDSVLTVSGESKTESKNENSNYTRKEFSYSSFKRSFTLPENVDEENINGKYENGILKLTLAKKAEASVKAAKEIKIA; this is translated from the coding sequence ATGACACTTTTAACAATTAACAAACCAAACAGAAGCGGAAACAGGAATAAGTTATTCCAAACCTTTCCCGGAGTATTCGATGAATTTTTTAATGACTTCATCAAAAATGATTCGGCGGCTTATGTTCCCGCGGTAAATATTGCGGAAAACGCCAATGACTTTACTATAGACTTATCTGCTCCTGGCTTCAGTAAGGAGGATTTTAAGCTAAAGGTTGAAGACAGCGTGCTTACTGTATCAGGTGAGTCCAAAACGGAAAGCAAGAATGAGAACAGCAACTATACAAGGAAAGAATTCAGCTATAGCTCATTCAAGCGTTCATTTACGTTACCCGAGAATGTTGATGAAGAAAACATTAATGGGAAGTATGAGAATGGAATATTGAAATTGACTCTTGCAAAAAAAGCTGAAGCAAGTGTTAAAGCTGCTAAGGAGATCAAAATTGCCTGA
- a CDS encoding zinc metallopeptidase, translated as MFGNFDPVLLLIVFGFMGIGWLVSNRLKSVFREYSQIPLFNRMSGKQVAEKMLHDSGIFDVKVISVEGQLTDHYNPADKTVNLSRDVYDGQSISAAAIAAHECGHAIQHATAYTWLNLRSKLVPVVNITSGLMQFVYIAMAFLAFGAQMYTQALLVIIILQAIITLFPLVTLPVEIDASRRALVWLNSANITPGEDHDKAVTALKWAAMTYFVAALASITTLVYYILRYTSRRD; from the coding sequence ATGTTTGGAAATTTTGATCCAGTATTACTTTTAATAGTCTTCGGATTTATGGGTATTGGATGGTTAGTAAGTAACCGTTTGAAAAGTGTATTTAGAGAATATTCGCAGATACCTTTGTTTAATCGCATGAGCGGCAAACAAGTGGCCGAAAAAATGTTGCATGATAGTGGAATTTTTGATGTGAAGGTGATTTCAGTAGAAGGTCAGTTAACCGATCATTACAATCCCGCTGATAAAACAGTGAATCTCAGCCGTGATGTATATGACGGACAAAGTATTTCTGCAGCGGCTATCGCGGCGCATGAATGTGGTCATGCTATACAACATGCGACAGCGTATACATGGCTTAACTTACGTTCTAAATTAGTTCCTGTTGTTAATATCACTTCGGGCCTAATGCAATTTGTTTATATCGCGATGGCTTTTCTTGCTTTTGGAGCGCAGATGTATACGCAAGCATTGCTTGTTATTATTATTTTGCAAGCGATTATCACGTTGTTCCCATTAGTAACATTGCCCGTTGAAATAGATGCCAGCAGACGCGCTTTGGTATGGCTCAACTCGGCTAATATTACGCCCGGCGAAGATCACGACAAAGCGGTTACAGCACTGAAATGGGCCGCGATGACCTACTTTGTTGCCGCATTGGCTTCAATAACAACTTTAGTATATTATATTCTTCGCTATACAAGCAGAAGAGATTAG